A window of the Candidatus Paraluminiphilus aquimaris genome harbors these coding sequences:
- the lepA gene encoding translation elongation factor 4 produces MTELSHIRNFSIIAHIDHGKSTLADRFIQHCGGLSDREMEAQVLDSMDLERERGITIKAQSVTLNYTARSGEVYQLNFIDTPGHVDFSYEVSRSLAACEGALLVVDAGQGVEAQSVANCYTAIEQGLEVLPILNKMDLPQAEPERVQNEIEEIIGIEASEAVPVSAKTGLGIEDALEYLVENISAPEGDREKPLQALIIDSWFDNYLGVVSLVRVKEGRLKKRDKFMVKSTKKVHQADMVGVFTPRRTVTDQLQAGEVGFIVAGIKDIKGAPVGDTLIASNAPDTQALPGFQEVKPQVYAGIFTINADDYEDFRDALGKLTLNDASLFYEPETSDALGFGFRCGFLGMLHMEIIQERLEREYGLDLITTAPTVIYEVVKKSGDVVNVDNPSKLPDLGDIESMREPIARCTILTPQDYLGAVITLCVEKRGAQVDLQFLGQQVQVIYDVPMAEVVLDFFDRLKSVSRGYASLDYGFERFETAPLSKLDVLINGDRVDALSVIVHRDYIQSRGRVLTEKMKELIPRQMFDVAIQAAVGGKIVARQTVKALRKNVTAKCYGGDVTRKKKLLEKQKAGKKRMKQVGNVEIPQSAFLAVLQVD; encoded by the coding sequence GTGACCGAATTGAGTCACATTCGAAATTTTTCCATCATCGCGCATATCGATCATGGCAAGTCGACGCTCGCGGATCGCTTCATACAACACTGTGGGGGCTTATCTGACCGAGAAATGGAGGCGCAGGTTCTTGACTCCATGGATCTAGAGAGAGAGCGCGGTATTACCATTAAAGCGCAGAGCGTTACTCTCAATTACACCGCCCGGTCAGGCGAGGTCTATCAGCTCAATTTCATCGATACGCCCGGACACGTTGATTTTTCGTATGAAGTTTCTCGATCGCTTGCCGCCTGTGAGGGGGCGCTGCTCGTTGTGGACGCAGGGCAGGGGGTCGAGGCGCAGTCCGTGGCTAACTGTTATACGGCCATCGAGCAAGGCTTGGAGGTGCTCCCTATCCTGAACAAGATGGATCTGCCGCAAGCGGAGCCAGAACGTGTTCAAAATGAAATCGAAGAGATTATTGGGATTGAGGCCAGCGAGGCAGTTCCTGTCAGCGCGAAAACGGGCCTTGGTATCGAAGATGCTCTGGAGTATCTCGTTGAGAATATCTCAGCACCCGAAGGGGACAGAGAAAAGCCGCTGCAAGCATTAATCATAGACTCCTGGTTTGACAATTATCTCGGTGTCGTCTCACTTGTACGTGTAAAAGAAGGACGGCTCAAGAAGCGCGACAAGTTTATGGTGAAGTCCACCAAGAAGGTGCATCAAGCCGACATGGTAGGCGTGTTCACACCGCGGCGTACCGTCACTGATCAACTTCAAGCGGGTGAGGTTGGATTCATTGTCGCCGGTATCAAAGATATTAAGGGCGCCCCTGTCGGCGATACGCTCATTGCGTCTAATGCGCCAGATACTCAGGCTTTACCGGGTTTTCAAGAAGTAAAACCGCAGGTTTATGCGGGTATTTTTACGATCAATGCGGACGATTACGAAGACTTTCGTGACGCATTAGGCAAGCTTACACTGAACGACGCATCGTTGTTTTATGAGCCCGAGACTTCCGACGCACTTGGCTTTGGGTTCCGCTGTGGATTTCTTGGCATGCTGCACATGGAAATCATTCAGGAACGGTTGGAGCGAGAGTACGGTCTGGACCTCATCACAACCGCACCGACCGTTATTTACGAGGTCGTGAAAAAGTCGGGCGATGTCGTGAATGTTGATAATCCATCCAAACTTCCGGATTTAGGTGATATCGAAAGCATGCGAGAACCCATCGCGCGCTGTACGATACTGACGCCCCAAGACTACCTCGGTGCCGTCATTACGCTCTGCGTCGAAAAGCGTGGTGCGCAAGTAGACCTTCAATTCTTGGGGCAACAGGTCCAAGTTATCTACGACGTACCCATGGCCGAGGTTGTCCTCGACTTTTTTGACCGGCTAAAGTCGGTAAGTCGCGGTTATGCATCGCTTGATTACGGTTTTGAGCGCTTTGAAACTGCCCCGTTGAGTAAGTTAGATGTCCTCATTAATGGCGACCGAGTCGATGCTTTGTCCGTAATCGTGCATCGCGATTACATCCAAAGTCGTGGTCGCGTTCTGACAGAGAAGATGAAAGAGCTTATTCCTCGTCAGATGTTCGACGTTGCCATTCAGGCCGCTGTCGGAGGGAAAATCGTAGCGCGTCAGACGGTTAAGGCATTGCGTAAGAACGTTACTGCGAAATGCTACGGCGGCGATGTCACGCGGAAAAAGAAGCTCTTAGAGAAACAAAAAGCGGGCAAGAAGCGAATGAAGCAGGTCGGAAATGTCGAAATTCCTCAATCAGCGTTCCTTGCAGTGCTTCAGGTAGACTAG
- a CDS encoding SoxR reducing system RseC family protein — protein sequence MDIIESGRVVAIEESGVWVETIRSSACGSCAARSGCGHRTLAGMLTGDKGLVRARNSERLQAALCSINDRVEISIRGSTLTKSALTLYGGPLGLGLALAMSQADRSDLYVAGAFFVGLAVGFICLRWMDARGLLGNTEPVLERLVETAVQPVMVVDPTQ from the coding sequence ATGGATATCATTGAATCAGGACGCGTGGTTGCGATTGAGGAGAGCGGCGTTTGGGTCGAGACGATTCGCAGCTCCGCTTGTGGGTCGTGTGCGGCAAGGTCTGGTTGCGGGCACAGAACGCTTGCCGGGATGCTTACGGGCGATAAAGGCCTTGTAAGGGCAAGGAATTCGGAACGGCTGCAGGCCGCTTTGTGTTCAATCAATGACAGGGTTGAAATTTCGATCCGTGGATCCACATTAACGAAAAGCGCGTTAACCTTGTACGGTGGTCCGCTCGGGTTGGGCTTAGCGTTGGCAATGTCACAGGCTGATCGCAGCGATCTTTACGTGGCAGGTGCTTTTTTTGTTGGGCTCGCTGTGGGTTTTATATGCCTTCGTTGGATGGATGCGCGCGGTCTACTTGGAAATACTGAGCCGGTATTAGAACGGCTAGTAGAGACCGCCGTACAGCCCGTTATGGTCGTCGATCCAACGCAGTAA
- a CDS encoding Do family serine endopeptidase, whose protein sequence is MASLPDFTGIVEDSSPAVVKVVAEARAPASNSSDQMEQFEELDQLPEALKRFFQNRNPPAPRGGSGSGFIISADGYIVTNHHVVDGADRVIVRLSDRREYDAVVVGTDQRSDLALLRVDAKKLPYVKLGKSGDLKVGQWVLAIGSPFGLDYSVTAGIVSAKGRSLPTERGENYVPFIQTDVAINPGNSGGPLFNLDGEVVGVNSQIFTRSGGSIGLSFAIPSKVVRNIVEQLRENGAVVRGWLGVSIQNVDRTLAESFDLDRPRGALVAQVGEGSPAERAGIQSGDIIVEVDGESIEVSADLPHVIGLISPGSTVSMTLIREGDAETISVEIGALEADQTPRVVASVSEPGVLKALGMSVRDLDRESEAEGELRGGVVVMEVAINSAAYEAGVREGDVITRFGRKAISRLADMEVALDGIESGDSVSLRLIRQGAPLFIGIKVPEND, encoded by the coding sequence ATGGCGTCGCTGCCAGATTTCACAGGTATCGTTGAGGATTCCTCGCCAGCCGTTGTCAAAGTTGTGGCAGAGGCGAGAGCGCCGGCCTCAAATAGCTCAGATCAAATGGAGCAGTTTGAGGAGTTAGACCAACTACCCGAGGCGTTAAAGCGATTTTTTCAAAACCGAAATCCGCCCGCACCCCGAGGCGGCTCCGGGTCGGGGTTCATAATCTCCGCTGATGGGTACATCGTGACCAACCACCACGTCGTCGATGGTGCGGACCGCGTCATAGTGAGACTTTCAGATCGCCGAGAGTACGATGCGGTGGTCGTTGGGACGGATCAGCGGTCGGACTTGGCATTATTGCGGGTCGATGCGAAAAAGCTGCCCTATGTGAAGTTGGGAAAATCGGGTGATCTCAAGGTCGGACAGTGGGTGTTGGCCATAGGGTCTCCGTTTGGATTGGATTATTCAGTCACGGCTGGCATCGTAAGCGCTAAAGGGCGCAGCCTCCCTACCGAGCGTGGCGAAAACTACGTACCCTTTATTCAAACCGACGTCGCGATTAATCCCGGCAATTCGGGTGGTCCATTGTTTAATCTAGACGGCGAAGTCGTGGGTGTTAACTCCCAGATCTTTACGCGCTCAGGCGGCTCGATTGGCTTGAGTTTTGCCATTCCATCTAAAGTCGTCAGAAACATTGTTGAGCAATTACGCGAAAATGGAGCGGTGGTTCGTGGCTGGCTGGGCGTCAGTATTCAGAATGTGGATCGTACACTTGCTGAGTCCTTTGATTTGGATCGTCCACGAGGCGCTTTAGTGGCTCAAGTGGGCGAGGGGTCACCGGCTGAGCGAGCAGGTATTCAGTCGGGTGACATCATTGTCGAAGTGGACGGCGAGTCAATAGAGGTGTCCGCGGATCTCCCGCATGTAATAGGCTTAATTTCCCCTGGATCAACGGTTTCCATGACGCTTATTCGCGAGGGTGACGCCGAGACGATTTCGGTGGAAATCGGTGCGCTGGAGGCTGACCAGACGCCGCGTGTCGTCGCGAGTGTATCGGAACCCGGTGTCTTGAAGGCGCTGGGGATGAGCGTCAGAGACCTTGATCGTGAGAGCGAGGCAGAAGGTGAGTTGCGCGGTGGCGTGGTCGTTATGGAGGTTGCGATCAATTCTGCCGCGTATGAAGCCGGTGTCAGAGAGGGGGACGTGATCACACGCTTTGGTCGAAAAGCGATTAGTCGCTTGGCCGATATGGAGGTTGCGCTGGATGGAATTGAGTCGGGTGACTCCGTGTCGCTGAGACTCATTCGCCAAGGTGCGCCTTTGTTCATTGGTATCAAAGTACCGGAAAATGACTGA
- a CDS encoding DUF4845 domain-containing protein, translated as MNKSWTATRQNQSGASTVQLLCYALSGWLVLTVLLRLTPIYLEHRVIVSVLETIVQEYDPADDTSLQLRKKLNNAWSLNSVDQVDASEVKIRRRRAQLTLQLEYEVDFPLVGGVRGVWSFEERLTTP; from the coding sequence TTGAATAAGTCTTGGACTGCAACGCGTCAGAACCAGTCTGGGGCGTCCACCGTTCAACTGCTCTGTTACGCGCTGTCGGGCTGGCTCGTCCTTACCGTGCTCTTAAGGTTAACGCCCATTTATTTAGAGCACAGAGTCATTGTGTCGGTTTTAGAGACGATAGTTCAGGAATACGATCCAGCGGACGATACCTCCTTGCAGCTTCGTAAAAAACTCAACAATGCGTGGTCTCTTAACTCAGTCGATCAAGTGGACGCATCCGAAGTGAAAATCAGGCGCCGCAGAGCTCAGCTTACCCTCCAGCTCGAGTACGAGGTTGATTTTCCCCTTGTGGGGGGCGTTCGCGGTGTGTGGTCGTTTGAAGAGAGATTAACGACGCCGTGA
- a CDS encoding MucB/RseB C-terminal domain-containing protein: MTTKKLLIPRFFLVVGVFLGGGLSQAAGAQCGVDPEAASYLERLQQSRDTYAVSGTFLRESAGARDFISVNRSDAPEGTAEYFNSNANNAQQSFGLPLGRYLDPCEVFEFYTLAITAGPKVAGKSTRVLQLRPRDTLRLGYSLALEEKSGVILRSDTISEKGELLERHEFATVTIASLSKEPSPEQAAPTRPRFVKVAGLPNGYRARLARGFEERALFVSDGIAAATVIFEPLPSTTKPGEGAVRRGATLTYTRGSVVSGKNILVTVIGEVPLAAARVIADAVKLTAGQQ, from the coding sequence TTGACCACAAAGAAGCTGTTAATACCGCGTTTTTTTCTTGTTGTCGGCGTCTTTTTAGGGGGCGGGCTTTCACAGGCCGCGGGCGCTCAGTGTGGCGTTGACCCCGAAGCCGCGAGCTATCTAGAGAGGCTGCAGCAGTCACGAGATACGTATGCTGTAAGCGGAACATTCTTGCGAGAGTCTGCAGGTGCGCGCGATTTCATATCAGTGAATCGAAGCGATGCGCCCGAGGGCACCGCGGAGTATTTCAATTCAAACGCCAATAATGCACAGCAATCATTTGGCTTGCCTCTGGGGAGATACCTCGATCCCTGTGAGGTATTCGAGTTTTACACACTTGCGATCACTGCTGGTCCAAAGGTCGCCGGCAAGTCGACCCGCGTTCTCCAGTTGAGACCAAGAGACACCCTGAGGCTTGGTTATAGCCTAGCGCTTGAGGAAAAGTCTGGTGTGATTTTAAGATCGGACACCATCAGCGAAAAAGGCGAGTTACTCGAGCGGCACGAATTCGCAACGGTGACCATTGCATCGTTGTCGAAAGAGCCGTCGCCGGAGCAGGCGGCGCCAACACGCCCACGCTTTGTCAAAGTGGCGGGTTTGCCAAACGGTTATCGCGCACGTCTTGCTCGTGGTTTTGAGGAGCGAGCTTTATTCGTCTCCGATGGTATCGCGGCGGCGACGGTTATTTTTGAACCCCTGCCGAGCACCACGAAGCCAGGTGAGGGTGCTGTGCGGCGCGGGGCGACCTTGACGTACACTCGAGGCAGTGTCGTCTCTGGAAAGAACATCCTTGTCACCGTCATCGGCGAAGTGCCCCTGGCGGCAGCGCGAGTCATTGCTGACGCGGTAAAGCTCACAGCTGGACAGCAATAA
- the rnc gene encoding ribonuclease III, giving the protein MPTLTLKPKLANLERRIGYQFEDPALLLQALTHRSFGATNNERLEFIGDGLVNAVVAMLLFSAHPSLDEGSLSRLRSKLVSKDGLAVIAKRFDLGSLLQLGTGERKSGGRHRDSILADAVEAIAGAILVETDFGRASAIVSQWFVEGVASLDTTSTRDAKTLLQEWLQGKGYALPQYTVVSVTGEDHNQQFEVSCHSDVGDLVTYGRASSRKKAEQAAAHDLLEILINE; this is encoded by the coding sequence TTGCCGACACTGACACTCAAACCTAAATTGGCGAACCTCGAGCGGCGCATCGGTTATCAGTTCGAGGATCCTGCACTTTTATTGCAAGCACTAACCCATCGAAGTTTTGGTGCCACGAATAATGAGCGCTTGGAGTTCATTGGCGATGGTTTGGTTAATGCGGTGGTCGCGATGCTGTTGTTTTCGGCGCACCCGTCGCTGGATGAGGGTAGTCTGAGTCGGCTGCGTTCAAAACTCGTTTCCAAGGACGGTCTCGCTGTCATTGCAAAGCGCTTTGATCTTGGGTCACTGCTTCAGCTGGGCACCGGTGAGCGTAAAAGTGGTGGGCGGCACCGAGACAGTATTTTAGCGGACGCCGTAGAGGCCATAGCCGGCGCTATTTTGGTGGAGACGGATTTCGGACGAGCAAGTGCAATCGTCTCACAGTGGTTTGTAGAGGGTGTTGCCAGCCTTGACACTACCTCGACCCGTGACGCTAAGACGTTATTGCAAGAGTGGCTGCAGGGAAAGGGTTATGCCTTACCTCAGTATACGGTCGTATCCGTTACCGGAGAGGACCACAATCAACAGTTTGAAGTATCGTGCCACAGCGACGTAGGTGACCTTGTAACGTATGGGCGTGCGTCCAGCCGCAAAAAAGCTGAGCAGGCGGCAGCGCACGACCTTTTGGAGATTCTGATTAATGAATAA
- the lepB gene encoding signal peptidase I has product MNIDLPLILTIVVGVSGSIWLLDALFLARPRAARLAVLQQQFPKWNDPESADAKLFIESAVGEASEPLVVEYAKSFFPLLAFVLVLRSFLYEPFQIPSSSMVPTLQVGDYILVNKYNYGLRLPVTRTKVWDVSSPDRGDVMVFYPPHANETYYIKRVIGIPGDRIQYRNKQLTVNGKLVPREWLAEIPGTRRLQIGLEQPRDDKSHLVQVDLSRPIRDFSVVVRPGHYFMMGDNRDNSLDSRVWGQVPERDIVGQAVAIWMHWESIFSIPSFDRVGGLN; this is encoded by the coding sequence TTGAATATAGACCTACCCCTTATTTTAACGATCGTCGTTGGGGTGAGCGGCAGTATCTGGTTGCTTGACGCACTGTTTTTGGCGCGCCCGCGCGCGGCTCGCTTAGCGGTGCTACAACAGCAGTTCCCAAAATGGAACGACCCCGAGTCAGCGGATGCGAAACTATTCATCGAATCGGCTGTAGGGGAGGCGAGTGAACCTTTGGTAGTGGAATACGCCAAGTCATTCTTTCCCTTACTGGCCTTTGTTCTCGTGCTTCGCTCCTTTTTATACGAGCCCTTCCAAATTCCCTCATCCTCAATGGTCCCAACGCTCCAAGTGGGGGATTACATTCTGGTCAATAAATACAATTACGGCTTGAGGTTACCGGTGACACGAACCAAGGTTTGGGATGTTTCGAGTCCAGACCGAGGTGACGTCATGGTGTTTTATCCGCCGCATGCCAATGAGACGTATTACATAAAACGCGTGATAGGCATTCCTGGGGATCGCATTCAGTACCGCAATAAGCAGCTCACGGTGAACGGCAAACTCGTTCCAAGGGAGTGGTTGGCTGAGATTCCGGGCACGCGTCGACTGCAAATCGGACTTGAGCAACCAAGAGACGACAAGTCTCACTTGGTTCAGGTGGATCTCTCGCGACCCATTCGAGATTTCAGTGTGGTCGTAAGGCCCGGGCACTACTTTATGATGGGTGATAACAGGGATAATAGCCTGGACAGCCGTGTTTGGGGCCAGGTTCCTGAGCGAGATATCGTTGGTCAGGCTGTGGCGATATGGATGCATTGGGAGTCGATCTTCAGTATCCCAAGTTTTGATAGGGTAGGCGGCCTCAATTGA